DNA from Podarcis muralis chromosome 13, rPodMur119.hap1.1, whole genome shotgun sequence:
TGCAGGGTGGAGAGCTGAATTTCAGAATCCCATCCGCTCcgttccatttccccttcctccctgctTTCCCCAGTGTGCTGTAAGCAGTTGgagcattggactaggacctgggagtccagggttcgaatccccactcagtcatggggttcacagggtgaccttgggccagtcactgcctcacagggttgttgcggggcTCAAATGAGGAGGGGGTGAAaccgtgagctccttggagaaaaagggtaGGATATGAATATAATCAATCCATAAATAGTCAGTGAACATGCAGGCTACTTGGAGGCAGGGTTCCTTATGATGTTATTCTAGAGggcttttgtacttctgcaagctGAGGGActcccccaagcctgctgatgCCCAAAGCTCGTGTGCGATCCTAAGGAGCACCTATCAACTGCAACCCACACCTCCAAAAATAAAGACTTGCCATTTTACTTTCAGCTATCCAATGGCACTCAGGGCCAGTGCACACTTTCACTTTTGGAGTTCCAGGTGGGTGGGATGGATTTGGAGAGGGTGGGGtgcattttattgatttattgattgaatttatatacagtggtaccttgggttaagtacttaattcgttctggaggtctgttcttaacctgaaactgttcttaacctgaagcaccactttagctaatggggcctcctgctgccgctgcgctgctgctgcacaatttctgttctcatcctgaagcaaagttcttaacccgaggcaatatttctgggttagcggagtctgtaacctgaagtgtatgtaacctgaagcgtatgtaacccgaggtaccactgtaccgccctATATCCAGGGGACTCATGCATGTTCCTAGCAACCCTGAGAACCAGTGGGGGCCAACTTGAATTAAAATGGAGGGggagccccgccctgcataattgatcacacgaCACAGTGCATGTgtgtcacggctaaaaattggccgctgtttctttaatgctaaaagaactaagtcagcgTGAGTCAGTGGCCTACAATGACTCGTGCAATCTTTCaccaaattgtacctgtatatatagagtggtcagtGTTAGTGTTGAGTgtgggttggttggatggtagaaagctggttgtgtttggtgtgtgtaaaagctgtcggtcgtggttggagaagaagactttttaagaataaaagcagcaacactctgcaagaatactctttctcaaagactcttttgtgccaactaaggtctgaggactaggcaaaggagtaaaaaggaggtcagaaccttttctttttcaaacactgacaatGTGTACTAttttaatggcaatgcccatcaactttgggggtccccggccccctcaaatattttattggtgggcAAAGACCCCCTTGGCTCCTAAGAGTGGGCTCCTATGGTGTGATGTCACACAGGAAAAACGTGCCCTTTCGCAAAACTAGGCTTGGCATTGGCTAGGGGGAGCGAGCAGATAGGTGAGGAGGAGTTGCTTGGGGCAAGAGGTGTTATGggaacaaggaggaggaaataTGTAGAActtggtgaggggtgtgtgtgtgaaggccaTCTTGGCACAGGGGCAGGGAGATGGGGTTCACAGTGCCTTGGGAATCCAGTGCTGCGTTGCTGGGgaaacaagcccctcttgagatctAATGCTCTCCAAAGGAGACTCGGGTGTTAAGAAGCCATTTTTCTTAAAAACATGACTGTCTCCGACACGTCTCGATTCCCAATGGAAACATGACTCTGGAATCTGGCTACTGCTTGGCACAGATGGGGGTGGTGGCCATATTTGTTTATTCGTTTCAAAAGGGGAAGGCGAAGGCGATGTGGGCCCTTATCCCCAAAGACCTGTGGCTAAGGCCTCCTAGGGTTGCCCGCTGCCCCAGCAAAGCCTGTTATGATATCTCCTGAGCGCCATATTCCTCTGCGTCTTCCTGCTGCGGTCGTATTTTGCAGACACATCCAGCGTCTATCCTGACAAAGCGCCAGGCAGCAGTCTTCTTGGAATCCATAGTGAAGGCCCTCACATAGGTCTGGGTGGTCTGGCACTCAGAGATCCAGTAGTTTCGATCCACCCCGCGGCAACCGCCCGCAGTTCCCCTTCTGGGTGTGCACTTGGTCTCGAAGAAGTACTGCCTCAGCCGGCCGTGAGGCGTCTGAAACTCAGAGAGCAGCGTCACGTTCCTGCCACGGATGTCCACAGCTGTATGTTTGTCTGCCACCCAAGTGCTCGTGCTGTCACACACGGCCAACGTCACCTCAGCGGCGTCCGACAAGGGTTGGGTGGTCGGCTCGCTTCTAGAAAGCGCAACACGGGGAGACAGGAATTCCTCGTCCCCGACTGGAGCAGCATGAGTGCTGAGGACATCAGCGGCGCTGGGAAGCGGGGTGGCATGAGAGACGACGCAAAGCCATGCGGTGACCACAGTAAGCAGCATGGCTTCCTCTATGATGGGGAACCTGCACAGGAAGTGGGGAAAGGCAAGCCTGGGAAAATGCGTCCGCCAATAAAACGTCCCATCCACAACACAGGTTGCCAGCATGTGGTTCCCCCCAAAGACCACATCCACCCCATGCATTTAAGGCAGATCCTagcttccctgccccccaataattttCATACTTTCGCAAACCTTGGAGCTCCCCTAAACCTGCTgatacctcttttttttttaaaaaaaaattgaattacatttatatctcactttttcACGAAAGAGCTCAAggtaatgtatacagtggtacctagggttaagtacttaattcgttctggaggtctgttcttaacctgaaactgttcttaacctgaagcaccactttagctaatggggcctcctgctgctgctgcgccactgctgcacgatttctgttctcatcctgaagcaaagttcttaacccgaggtaatatttctgggttggcagagtctgtaacctgaagtgtatgtaacctgaagcatatgtaacccgaggtaccactgtacatggttctctccctccccatcttaaccaagggtgccaacttggggggtgggcagccccctcaaatattttatgggtggggaaagagacaaAGATATATTggtccctaggaattggctcctaggctctcaacaaccctgtgaggtaggttaggctgagagatatcGAGTGTCCCGAGGTTACCCAGGGAActttatggctgagcagggatttgaagccCAGTCTCCCAGGCCCTAATCCAGCACTCCAGCAGTACGTCCTCCTGAACTTCACAAATAGAGGGAATAACAGTGCAGATTGTGCCCATCCCTCCACCTGTTATAAAAGTGATTTTCCCAACTTTTCTGCCAGACCCAGGGCCCAATTGTTAACAACAGCAACCCGCACCGCATGAAATTTTCTTCttaattttgtaatttttttttacctttacctactgggATCTGTTCTCTCCACTGCTTCTTGATTCACTcttctttcctctccctttcttgCTCTATCGCTCTCTCCCTTTTCTGTTCTGATGACATTCGCAGTGCTGCTGTTGCAGACCACTGTAAGTCAACagagctctctcttttttggctaCAGCAAACAAGAGGTCAAAGTACGGTACCCGGATATGGTGTCTTTTAGGACTTTGGCCAACTAGAATCTGCTGAAGAGAACATTTGGGTAGTTTCATGAATTCCTCAGGGCCAGGGGCCTGAAATTATTTGGCTGCACTAAACTAGAATCTGACAGAATTtattagatatacagtggtacctcaggttaagtacttaattcgttccggaggtctgttcttaacctgaagcaccactttagctaatggggcctcccgctgctgccgtgctgccggagcctgatttctgttctcatcctgaagcgaagttcttaacctgaagcactatttctgggttagtggagtctgtaacctgaagcgtatataacctgaagcgtatgtaacctgaggtaccactgtatacagtcatcccttggttttcgaacagcttagttcttgaatgttttggctcccgaacgccgcaaacccagaagagaccgttccagtttgcaaactatttttggaagctgaacgtccgacagggcttccgcggcttccgattggctgcaggaacttcctgcagccaatccgaagccatgctttggtttccgaatgttttggaagtcgaacggacttctggaacggattctgttcaacttccaaggtacgactgtatagaggCACTTGCCTCTGTCGAATCACAGCTTGGGCATTTCATGGAGAttacagctggggagggtggcGGGTATTGCAGGCATGTGTGTGGTGCCCACAGTGGTTTCTCTGGTTTGCTAATGTGCCCACAGGTCTAAAACAGTTGAGGACCATTGCCCAAAGGCAGTCCACCTCTTCATAAGGACCTGCAACTCCACATCAAGCCATCAGGTGGCGCTCAGG
Protein-coding regions in this window:
- the LOC114582060 gene encoding neurotrophic factor BDNF precursor form-like, with the protein product MLLTVVTAWLCVVSHATPLPSAADVLSTHAAPVGDEEFLSPRVALSRSEPTTQPLSDAAEVTLAVCDSTSTWVADKHTAVDIRGRNVTLLSEFQTPHGRLRQYFFETKCTPRRGTAGGCRGVDRNYWISECQTTQTYVRAFTMDSKKTAAWRFVRIDAGCVCKIRPQQEDAEEYGAQEIS